One stretch of Corvus moneduloides isolate bCorMon1 chromosome 16, bCorMon1.pri, whole genome shotgun sequence DNA includes these proteins:
- the EIF2AK1 gene encoding eukaryotic translation initiation factor 2-alpha kinase 1 isoform X1, translated as MTSLRRPLASGARRRPGRRAGGGRRGGGGGGGGSSERLRVTRGPAPPLCRGREPLEGARRPPVRARGSRGLRAVSVPVRREGDAPLPAADLRYKLLPARPRLPGRRFPSRVYPSGSCFIAPRSKRGHKRWPGPQSRPQGGGRAPPAAAEGTRAPAPGMWGGRRAAALRAPPPAIEYPEESPEPRFDESDVPAELRVANGSQKFVKFTSTIQNQLLLVSLLEHLCHMYTHNPVHSRCLFRILRQAFTRTGLLSPFAFCDEFSTVRLQHNRAIAELMKAANQQILNGELDNGESHAIGEKEVLFEAQTSRYLIEFEEVARLGKGGYGKVYKVRNKLDGQFYAIKKIKIKKATRRDCMKVLREVKVLAGLQHPNIVGYHTAWMEQVQTVHPKAGKTIMELQPLSLEQESSNDHCHIQSVESDSSIIFADLTSQEKKSSDSTNLKNLGGESVQNMDVRNDFTNSNSKERVKPNKCELSIELQEDFVHNVNSLSTDVKNHSTQGCHSSLDQDASTESQSSSESKSYSEECSKNEVALCGEFEVEYHLMLHIQMQLCEISLWDWIVDRNKRCNKRSEDTSSPYHLVDVRWTTKIFQEVVEGVCYIHSMGVMHRDIKPRNIFLHGSDHQVKIGDFGLACKDLLWDDADQRFQTERINGKRINGLTHTSGVGTCLYASPEQLQGSHYDFKSDMYSMGVILLELFQPFGTEMERTEVLTHLRTGQIPHTFYKKWPTQAKYVKLLTSARATERPTAAQLRDSELFHTTDQVISNLQEKVRQQEEEIEKLRETIRQLSEEQDEQTRLGSPV; from the exons ATGACGTCCCTCCGCCGGCCTCTTGCATCCGGGGCCCGGCGCCGGCCGGGcaggcgggcgggcggggggaggagaggaggcggcggcggcggcggggggagcaGCGAGCGCCTCCGGGTCACACGGGGACCGGCACCGCCCCTGTGCCGCGGCCGGGAGCCGCTAGAGGGGGCTCGGCGACCCCCGGTCCGGGCGCGGGGCTCACGCGGGCTGCGGGCGGTGTCGGTCCCCGTGCGGAGGGAAGGGGACGCTCCGCTCCCCGCCGCAGACCTTCGGTATAAGCTCCTGCCTGCCCGTCCCCGCCTCCCGGGCCGAAGGTTCCCCTCTCGGGTTTATCCGTCCGGTTCATGTTTTATCGCTCCGCGCTCAAAGAGAGGCCATAAACGCTGGCCCGGCCCCCAGAGCCGCCCACAGGGAGGCGGGCGGGCCCCGCCGGCCGCAGCGGAGGGGACCCGGGCCCCGGCACCCGGCATGTgggggggcaggagggctgCGGCCCTGCGGGCGCCGCCGCCCGCTATCGAGTACCCTGAGGAGAGCCCGGAGCCGCGCTTTGACG AATCGGATGTGCCGGCCGAGCTGCGAGTTGCAAACGGGTCGCAAAAATTTGTGAAGTTCACTTCGACCATCCAAAACCAGCTGCTGCTCGTTTCActgctggagcatctctgccaCATGTACACGCACAACCCCGTTCACTCCAGGTGTTTGTTCCGAA TTCTTCGTCAGGCTTTCACAAGAACAGGCTTGCTCTCCCCTTTTGCCTTCTGTGATGAATTTAGTACTGTAAGACTGCAGCACAACAGAGCCATTGCTGAACTGATGAAAGCAGCTAATCAACAAATACTTAACGGA GAGCTTGATAATGGAGAGTCTCATGCAATTGG GGAAAAAGAAGTTCTCTTTGAAGCACAGACTTCACGATACTTGATTGAATTTGAAGAGGTTGCAAGGCTAGGAAAAGGAGGATATGGTAAAGTATACAAG GTCAGAAACAAGTTAGATGGTCAGTTCtatgctattaaaaaaattaaaattaagaaggCTACAAGAAGAGATTGCATGAAG GTGCTCCGAGAAGTCAAAgtgctggctgggctgcagcatcccaatATTGTAGGCTATCACACTGCTTGGATGGAACAAGTTCAAACAGTACATCCAAAAG CAGGTAAAACAATAATGGAGTTGCAGCCATTATCTTTGGAGCAAGAGAGCAGCAA tgatCACTGTCACATCCAGAGCGTGGAAAGTGATAGTTCAATTATCTTTGCTGACCTTACCTCACAAGAAAAGAAGTCTTCTGACAGTACCAATCTTAAAAATCTGGGTGGAGAATCAGTGCAGAATATGGATGTAAGGAATGACTTTACAAACAGCAATAGCAAAGAGCGTGTGAAACCAAATAAATGTGAATTATCCATAGAACTACAAGAAGACTTTGTACATAATGTTAACAGTTTGTCAACTGATGTGAAAAATCATTCAACACAGGGATGTCATTCCAGTCTGGATCAAGATGCTAGCACTGAAAGCCAGTCCAGCTCTGAAAGTAAGTCCTACTCTGAAGAATGCTCCAAAAACGAGGTAGCACTCTGTGGAGAGTTTGAG gTGGAGTATCATTTGATGCTTCATATACAAATGCAGTTGTGTGAAATATCCTTGTGGGATTGGATTGTTGACCGTAATAAAAGATGCAACAAGAGATCAGAGGACACTTCAA gTCCATACCATCTCGTGGATGTTCGCTGGACAACAAAAATTTTCCAGGAGGTAGTAGAAGGAGTTTGCTATATCCACAGCATGGGAGTGATGCATCGAGACATTAAA CCTAGGAATATCTTTCTACATGGATCAGATCATCAGGTAAAAATAGGTGACTTCGGATTAGCCTGCAAAGACCTTCTTTGGGATGATGCAGACCAGCGGTTTCAGACAGAAAGGATAAATGGTAAAAGGATAAATG GACTGACACATACTTCAGGAGTTGGGACTTGCCTCTATGCCTCACCAGAACAACTGCAGGGATCTCACTATGATTTCAAG TCAGACATGTACAGCATGGGTGTTATCCTGCTAGAACTCTTCCAACCATTTggaacagaaatggaaagaacTGAAGTTCTTACACATTTAAGGACAGGCCAAATTCCTCACACTTTCTACAAGAAATGGCCTACTCAGGCCAAGTATGTGAAACTCCTCACCAGTGCGAGAGCTACAGAACGCCCAACAGCGGCTCAGCTTCGGGACAGCGAACTCTTCCACACCACAGACCAG
- the EIF2AK1 gene encoding eukaryotic translation initiation factor 2-alpha kinase 1 isoform X2 produces MTSLRRPLASGARRRPGRRAGGGRRGGGGGGGGSSERLRVTRGPAPPLCRGREPLEGARRPPVRARGSRGLRAVSVPVRREGDAPLPAADLRYKLLPARPRLPGRRFPSRVYPSGSCFIAPRSKRGHKRWPGPQSRPQGGGRAPPAAAEGTRAPAPGMWGGRRAAALRAPPPAIEYPEESPEPRFDESDVPAELRVANGSQKFVKFTSTIQNQLLLVSLLEHLCHMYTHNPVHSRCLFRILRQAFTRTGLLSPFAFCDEFSTVRLQHNRAIAELMKAANQQILNGELDNGESHAIGEKEVLFEAQTSRYLIEFEEVARLGKGGYGKVYKVRNKLDGQFYAIKKIKIKKATRRDCMKVLREVKVLAGLQHPNIVGYHTAWMEQVQTVHPKGKTIMELQPLSLEQESSNDHCHIQSVESDSSIIFADLTSQEKKSSDSTNLKNLGGESVQNMDVRNDFTNSNSKERVKPNKCELSIELQEDFVHNVNSLSTDVKNHSTQGCHSSLDQDASTESQSSSESKSYSEECSKNEVALCGEFEVEYHLMLHIQMQLCEISLWDWIVDRNKRCNKRSEDTSSPYHLVDVRWTTKIFQEVVEGVCYIHSMGVMHRDIKPRNIFLHGSDHQVKIGDFGLACKDLLWDDADQRFQTERINGKRINGLTHTSGVGTCLYASPEQLQGSHYDFKSDMYSMGVILLELFQPFGTEMERTEVLTHLRTGQIPHTFYKKWPTQAKYVKLLTSARATERPTAAQLRDSELFHTTDQVISNLQEKVRQQEEEIEKLRETIRQLSEEQDEQTRLGSPV; encoded by the exons ATGACGTCCCTCCGCCGGCCTCTTGCATCCGGGGCCCGGCGCCGGCCGGGcaggcgggcgggcggggggaggagaggaggcggcggcggcggcggggggagcaGCGAGCGCCTCCGGGTCACACGGGGACCGGCACCGCCCCTGTGCCGCGGCCGGGAGCCGCTAGAGGGGGCTCGGCGACCCCCGGTCCGGGCGCGGGGCTCACGCGGGCTGCGGGCGGTGTCGGTCCCCGTGCGGAGGGAAGGGGACGCTCCGCTCCCCGCCGCAGACCTTCGGTATAAGCTCCTGCCTGCCCGTCCCCGCCTCCCGGGCCGAAGGTTCCCCTCTCGGGTTTATCCGTCCGGTTCATGTTTTATCGCTCCGCGCTCAAAGAGAGGCCATAAACGCTGGCCCGGCCCCCAGAGCCGCCCACAGGGAGGCGGGCGGGCCCCGCCGGCCGCAGCGGAGGGGACCCGGGCCCCGGCACCCGGCATGTgggggggcaggagggctgCGGCCCTGCGGGCGCCGCCGCCCGCTATCGAGTACCCTGAGGAGAGCCCGGAGCCGCGCTTTGACG AATCGGATGTGCCGGCCGAGCTGCGAGTTGCAAACGGGTCGCAAAAATTTGTGAAGTTCACTTCGACCATCCAAAACCAGCTGCTGCTCGTTTCActgctggagcatctctgccaCATGTACACGCACAACCCCGTTCACTCCAGGTGTTTGTTCCGAA TTCTTCGTCAGGCTTTCACAAGAACAGGCTTGCTCTCCCCTTTTGCCTTCTGTGATGAATTTAGTACTGTAAGACTGCAGCACAACAGAGCCATTGCTGAACTGATGAAAGCAGCTAATCAACAAATACTTAACGGA GAGCTTGATAATGGAGAGTCTCATGCAATTGG GGAAAAAGAAGTTCTCTTTGAAGCACAGACTTCACGATACTTGATTGAATTTGAAGAGGTTGCAAGGCTAGGAAAAGGAGGATATGGTAAAGTATACAAG GTCAGAAACAAGTTAGATGGTCAGTTCtatgctattaaaaaaattaaaattaagaaggCTACAAGAAGAGATTGCATGAAG GTGCTCCGAGAAGTCAAAgtgctggctgggctgcagcatcccaatATTGTAGGCTATCACACTGCTTGGATGGAACAAGTTCAAACAGTACATCCAAAAG GTAAAACAATAATGGAGTTGCAGCCATTATCTTTGGAGCAAGAGAGCAGCAA tgatCACTGTCACATCCAGAGCGTGGAAAGTGATAGTTCAATTATCTTTGCTGACCTTACCTCACAAGAAAAGAAGTCTTCTGACAGTACCAATCTTAAAAATCTGGGTGGAGAATCAGTGCAGAATATGGATGTAAGGAATGACTTTACAAACAGCAATAGCAAAGAGCGTGTGAAACCAAATAAATGTGAATTATCCATAGAACTACAAGAAGACTTTGTACATAATGTTAACAGTTTGTCAACTGATGTGAAAAATCATTCAACACAGGGATGTCATTCCAGTCTGGATCAAGATGCTAGCACTGAAAGCCAGTCCAGCTCTGAAAGTAAGTCCTACTCTGAAGAATGCTCCAAAAACGAGGTAGCACTCTGTGGAGAGTTTGAG gTGGAGTATCATTTGATGCTTCATATACAAATGCAGTTGTGTGAAATATCCTTGTGGGATTGGATTGTTGACCGTAATAAAAGATGCAACAAGAGATCAGAGGACACTTCAA gTCCATACCATCTCGTGGATGTTCGCTGGACAACAAAAATTTTCCAGGAGGTAGTAGAAGGAGTTTGCTATATCCACAGCATGGGAGTGATGCATCGAGACATTAAA CCTAGGAATATCTTTCTACATGGATCAGATCATCAGGTAAAAATAGGTGACTTCGGATTAGCCTGCAAAGACCTTCTTTGGGATGATGCAGACCAGCGGTTTCAGACAGAAAGGATAAATGGTAAAAGGATAAATG GACTGACACATACTTCAGGAGTTGGGACTTGCCTCTATGCCTCACCAGAACAACTGCAGGGATCTCACTATGATTTCAAG TCAGACATGTACAGCATGGGTGTTATCCTGCTAGAACTCTTCCAACCATTTggaacagaaatggaaagaacTGAAGTTCTTACACATTTAAGGACAGGCCAAATTCCTCACACTTTCTACAAGAAATGGCCTACTCAGGCCAAGTATGTGAAACTCCTCACCAGTGCGAGAGCTACAGAACGCCCAACAGCGGCTCAGCTTCGGGACAGCGAACTCTTCCACACCACAGACCAG